The following proteins come from a genomic window of Diceros bicornis minor isolate mBicDic1 chromosome 4, mDicBic1.mat.cur, whole genome shotgun sequence:
- the LOC131402879 gene encoding small proline-rich protein 2E yields MSYQQQQCKQPCQPPPVFPPKCPEPCPPPKCPEPCPPPKCPEPCPPQQCQQKCPPVQPPPPCQQKCPPKSK; encoded by the coding sequence ATGTCTTATCAACAGCAGCAGTGTAAGCAGCCCTGCCAGCCACCTCCTGTGTTTCCACCTAAGTGCCCAGAGCCATGCCCACCGCCAAAGTGCCCCGAGCCGTGCCCACCCCCAAAGTGCCCCGAGCCGTGCCCACCTCAGCAGTGCCAGCAGAAATGCCCTCCTGTGCAACCCCCTCCACCATGCCAGCAGAAGTGCCCACCCAAGAGCAAGTGA